The genomic window TTCCACCGATGTGGatattgcattttaaaaaatgtggtaaacaacattaaaacataattcctctgacattgtttttaaaatagcgCCAACATTTAATCAGCTATGAGAAAAGTTGCAGGTTTAACTGATCTGATAAATACGGTATTTGTCAATAAAACATGAGAGTTTTAATGGAGATAAAACAAgtctgaaaaatgtatttggtcACATTAGAGAGCCATAGGATTGATGAGAAATTCCTGGATGTAAAGATTTCATTCAAAAGAATGTggcaaacagcaaaaaaaaaacataatgccATCTGCCATTTCTGCCTGAAAGTGAGCCAAGACAAAAAGAGTATTTTAAGAAGCCACCAGCTGAATGCTGCTTAAAAGTTGGACTGAAACTGTCAACTTTCAAATATGAAAACACTCTCTGGTTACAGACAGTATTTGATGACATTAAGAGACATTTCACACAATCTCaaaacacactcatacagaCCATCTGAAAGAACTCACCACATTCGGTCTCCGAGGAACTGGAGAGCTCAGCCTCCACTGCAgtttcctctccttcatcctcatcttcctcatcttcctcctcctccccctcttcctcttcttcctgctcctcctcttcctcaagATCCTGCTCAGTCTTAGCCTGGCACTCTTCTTTTCCCGGCACCTCCTGCTGCGTCTCCACAGCTTGCACCTCCTCTTTTGGCGAGGTGTGTCCGGCCCCGGCCCCGGCCCCTAACTCCTCCTCCTTGCTGAGGGAGTAGTTGTGCTCCTCGCTGCAGTGCTCCAGAGACAAACCTGCAGCTGATGCCAATgccgcctcctcttcctcctgctgctccaccTGATACACCTCCACTGTACGCTCCTTCGACAACCTCTCATCCTGCCCTCCACTTCCTGCAACACATAGCTCACTCTCTGTTGTCGTGGAAACAGAGATACGCCCCGCCTCCTCCCTCCTTACAGCCTGGACATCTTGGTCGACAGGAGTGGGTGTGGTGTGTCcgtccctcttcctcctctcctcttcctgctcctgctgcagctgctgctgctgctcctccccACTCCTCCCCCAGCGGCCAATCAGGACTGCCTCCTCGGAGCAGGCCAGCAGCTCCCCTCCCATCCCGAGGCCCAGTTTGGTGTAGCGAGCCATCTCGTCCAGCGCGGATACATCCCAGCGCTCTGGGTGCAGGTCCTCACCAAAGCCGCCATCATCCACCAGGTCGCTTAGCAACTCAAAGGGCCGTTTCCGTGGTGATGCTGGGGAGCCCAGCATGAGGAGTACGCTCTATAAGATAGAGATATACTGTACACTTCTGCatcacatacatatatatatatataaataatatatacagAGGGAGTTCAGTGATAAAATATCTGCCTGCTGTTTATTATTAAACTCATCATTCCCTGCAGCCTGTTCGCTTCAtgagttttatttaaacatgaaaaaactgCAGGATAATCACGTTATCTTCACAGGTAGGCCTATAGATTTTAGAATTAGTATTATTAATAATCTGATTATCTCCACAGACACACTCAGATGGCCCTTTTTGAATGTCTCTCTtcaataataagaagaagagtTACAGTATCAAGGCAAAGCTGGCACAAACCAaagagaaagagcagctggGGTCAAGTGACCAAGAGtggaagaaaagacagaaggcGCTGCTTACATAAACAAAGTGTGAAACTGGAGAATAAGATGTCATTTTCAAATTCTTTTGCAGCATTGACACTCTAATGAACTGGGGAGATTTTCTTTGTATGCAGTCCAGCCTTATCCTGCatgctgtgtgtttctctgtccgCCCTCtgtcagacctgtggctcctataGAGCAACACAGACTGACCAAAATCACATGTCGGCAAATACAAATGTTTAGTCATGTCTCTTCGCGTCTCATACAGATGCACAAGTTACGTTTGCATCTGTCGcaatacagagagagagcagaggagaaagacAGTGAAGTCATCTTGTCACTGTGTTTTATTCCAGTCTAGACCCACGTAGTGTTGGCTGTGAGCTGAAACAATGATTGACACTCACAGAAATGACCCAAAACACAGCAACCTAACAAAATCTGATTATAAAGGCAGGGCATGGTCAGTGCTGATACAAACACTTCTTTTGGAGTATGATAACTGAGAAAAGGTATTTTAAAACAGGATGACATTACACTTATTATACCTTTAGTtactttttgcctttaattgaTAAGACAACTTgagagaggcagaaaatgtAAGAAGAGAGAGCAGGGGGACGACATGCACAAAATAGCTTTGGTTCTGGGAGTTGAACCTGCAATTAGTGTgacgaggactgtagcctctttTCTTGAGGAGCGTTTTCTATTAACTAAGCTAAAACCAACACCCGCTTTTTGTAACTGTTAAGACAGTATGTCAGATtgggggtggctgtggctcacttggtagagtcggttgtctctcaaccagaaggttgtgggtttgatccccagctcctgcagcaacatgtccaatgtgttcttgggcatgaaatttaaccccaagttgctcctgctgttgCTCATGCGGcggcatgtgtatgaatgggattagttacttctgatggacactttacactcTGCCATCgctgtgtgaatgggtaggtgtgacatgggGTGTacaagcgctttgagtagtgaTAAGACTAgaaaaagcgctatacaagctcaagtccatttaccatttgtagATATTTTTTGTACAAGCACTGTTCACATTGTTtacttttgttgccatggtatcgaaacagatattgtttgtgttttcctaGTGCCATAGTGAACATCAAATTCTGGTATCCTGACAACCCTACTCTGAGCTAATGGTGTTCAGTAGAGGAAATTGTAGAAATGAAAGTGCAAGTTGTAACCTGTGTTTAAGGGTCAGAATAACAAGTCATGAAAGTCGAAGATTTCAGATTCTTTGAAAGTCTTAAGTATAGCTTGACTGATCAATTGGGCAGCTGACATAGTTATATTACAGGTATAATATGTATGAATTAGAAAAATGTCCATACAAATATTGGATTACGCAAGTCATGCTTTGCTATTCTGTTTACAATTATCTGCAACGGAAGATTGAAACTGAGAGCAATGGAAAACTaaatagtttgttttaatttggaAAGCAGGGAAAATGAGCTATGGGACTTGTGAGATGCGTGTCGACTCACCTGGTCGTACTCTGTTCTGCCCCCTTGTGGCGACATGGCCAGGGGATAGGGGCTCAGCAGACCCCTGTGTCCCCCGTAGGCCTCTCCAAACGCAGGCTCCATGCCATTCATACCCGGCTGAGAGGgaggcaacacacacaaaaataaagtgtGAGAGGCAAACATTGAGGAGCATCATTCACAGgtgatggattaaaaaaaaaaaactctgcggCATTCCTACTTTACCTGAGGCATGCCCGAGGCAGTAGGGTGGCAGGTCACGGTCACAACGTCAGCTCAAGTGAGTTCTTGAGTTCTAAAAATTAAAGTTCTGAATTTAATACGGATatgaaacaaagaggaggcAGAAGAATAAGAGGAGGGTTTAATTTACCTAAGGTTGAGAGATGACAGGGTGAAGGGGTGGAGCTCTGTTCACATGTCGCAGCCCTGAAGCTCTCAGCCTCCCAGCCTGAAGAGAAAAGTCAGACAAAAGGCCAAAAGGTTAATTATAACCATACACAAAATATTAAAGCGTTTGACATTTTTAGCACAGAGGTAGTGGTTAGGAATAGCTGCAGTATGCAGAGTCAGATATggcgttttcacatatgcaaaACTTGCAGAGCTACACATGTGCACGCATAAGTTcaccagactttttttttcctgccagacCCAGAAAGAGCTCACTTGCCGTCAATTCATGGTGTTAGTGCAGTAAGCGGTGAGCCCTGCTGACGTCAAAAAGAAACAATTCTGCACACCTGTAGGCCAAGAGGTGCTTAAAAAAGGATCAGTGGCAATAAATCTAATACCAAAGAACTCAAGCACACAGTCTACTACAAAACCTCCGCTTCACAGTACAGAGTGCTTCACGTGGTTACTTTACAAACAAATGGAAGAGATAGTTGTAATAGTGGAGACCGAGGTCATAGACCAAGCAATGATGTCACACTGTAGAATGATGCCATTCATTGATTTAACTATCGTGAAGAAAATCACAGCAAATATATgatagaaaatataatcatGGAATCAAAGGTCTGCAACTAAAAAGAGCAAACCCATAAATGAATAGATAGAGGTAGAATAAGACAAGTTACTGAGTAAGTACAAATAATGGCAGAATTGACAGTTCAGACACAGACCCAGGCTCCATGGATGCAAGCTCAACGTAGTGACCATACCGATAGAACTTCATAACAATGAAGAGCAGCAgatcatgcaaaaaaaaaaaaaaaaaaacctgcactcAAGGAAAGCTGTGGCCAAAAACTGCTTctgtttcttattattattcctTTGGTGAAATGTCATCAGGTGAGAAGCAGCTTATAAAAGACCAGATTGAAATGCGTCTCTATGTTCataataaaaacctttaaaacatttcaactgGCCACTTTTCAAAAAGGTAATAGATGATGTTCacttttgtttagtttatttactGAAATGTGCATTTCCCTTTTATCTGTGTTCATGAAGTGAAATACTGATAAGATCAGAGCTCTTTTTTAATCAgttcagccaaaaaaaaaaaaaaaacaggctttcgTTTTGTACATTTGCTGGCTAGTTTTTGCtataaataaatctatttaCTGCTattcaacatgaaaaacaagCTTCTTCAGCTGCCAGAAATGTAGGACAAATCATTTCCCAAGAAAGACAACAATCAGCATTAAAAATAGCATAAGCACACGCTTTAATGCAGCAGATAAAGGTTGAATTTTACCTGTAGGGAGGGGCACAGGATTCATGTAATATTTGTAGAATGTATGAGGATGATAAGCAACTCGCATTTGTCCTTACAGTTCTGTACTATACGCCTCTATCACAGGCTGCATCAAAGATTTGtggataaataaaacacaactgttaaatagagaaaaagaaatgaggaTTTGGCAGGAAATGAGAAACTATGGCAAATTAGGACTTTGAATAAACAGACCTGAGTTCAGTTTGAATATTTATCAGCGGTAAGTATCATCTTAAAGTTTAAGGTAAAGCTCAATCAAAAGGGCAAATGAAACGCTGCAGTTCTGAAGGCTGACAGCAGTAACTACATTTAGAATACAGTGAATTTCTTAAAATCCGTCAGAGTTGGTGCAATACAAATCCAATACTGCAATGACTTAAAGATACTGTCAAAAATGTGGTACTGACTATAAGCCTGTAAGCCAGTCGATGTACCTTTGTGATACAATAACCAATCagctccaaacaaacaaactaaaaaacaaacatttcaggtCAGAATAGTCCAAACTAACAAAATGCCAGAAACATTAAACaccaaataaacatttcaattgAAGAATAGAGGAAAATGGGATCAGAACGTCTCTAGTACATGTTCCATCTTTTTACAGAGTTCATTCATTTGACTTTgtttcagagaaaataaatgtttaaaaaatatgcaGTTATTACAAAGTAACACTTGAAAAAAGGCAGACGCACGACAATCAAAGCTGCAGCGGTTACAGGATCTTTCCAGTCCATTTTGTGCTCAACACATCCAACTTTTCCTTcacatgaatgttttatttgccTCCGAACGTTGAGGtcacaattaaaaataaataaaataaaaaatctagaTAGAAAAAGATAGAATGGCATTATCCCCTTTGTGTGGCGGAGCTactttccaaaataaaagattgaacttaaaaaaaaaaaaatgtcaatccaGCCTATCATTACGGTTACAGATACTTTctgtaataatataataataataactattaACCATGGCCCTGTTTGGTTTCCAAAATAAAGACCCATAATTATACAAACTTCCACTTAGAACTAAGGAACTATGAGACAGTAAATGTAgaacttttgtttttaagtatAGCAATGACTGTGCTCATAATTTCAACTCTGCCTGTTGttatttgtttacttttaaattgttgttttaatgctcctattttcatctttaaaaattTGAGATTGGCttcaaaagaaaagtgtgttataaataaaatgtattattattagtatgATGAGGATAAGTTGGGTTAACATCGTTCATGTGAAAATTTACATGTAGGTCATGCAAAATATGCCAGAGCGTAAAAATATTAGCATCTTTGCCTGACCTAATTTCCTCATCTTGCTCTCATCCAGTCGGCCAGCTACCGTCTGCCTGAATCCACGTGAAGGCAGCACTAAGTCTCACTGAAGATGTAAGcctagtctttaaaaaaaaaaaaaaaaggagccgtGCGCTCTAGGGAGTGTTTAATGCAGCAGTACAGTGCATCTGGGTCTGAGTCAAAACAAACTaccatgtttgtgttcatggtTATGAGGGAACACACTCTGTGGCACACAGGACAGGACGGTTACATATCCAGCGCTTGATGCCTCATTCCATGTTGGCgtctctctttttaaagaatatatttAGTAAAAGACAAATACAGGACATTATTATCCAAATCCTCGAACATAATTGGGCCTCTAAACAACTGCTTCTTGGACTCCACCCATTACGGATAAAGCCAGCCAATGAGAACAAGTTTTCCGCCTGCTGAGCGAGTCTGCATCGGTTAATGTTTGTGTAACCAAAACTCAAATTCTCcattagaggaggaggaggccatAGTGCAAACCGCTGATCAGACAGACGAGCTCCTTTCAGGCGGGGACATGATGAAACACTAAgcaacaccaaacacacacacacacacacacacacacacacacacacacacacacacagagagagcaggaacAATGCAGACCCACTGTTAGGTACCTGTGGAAAACCAGGAGAAAAGAACAGCTCACACTGACCCGGGCTCAGAGTTTGGAGAACAATACCATAATACTCTCACTGTGGATTGACCTCAGGCACACAAGAATGAGGAAATGAGGATTGGCTGGGCGGTTATGACACTGCCTTGGCATGCCACATGGAAAACTGGTATTTGGCACACTGAGCGAGCCAGCTACCAACATGCTGTGTACACAAACACTTATCAGACACATACAGCGTTTTGAAGAAGAGATAACAAACTCATGGAATGGATAATAATCCCACCAACAGACAAAGGATACACACAACTTTATCATAACCTTTCAGCAGATGTGCTAACAGCAGAAGCATGGAGATAAGAAACACTGAAAGTTTACACAAGGATTAAGACTATGTACATTTTCTATCAGTAGTTCACTTGAATCAACAGTTCAACTTTCCCAAATCCAGATTATGAatgtctcttctcttttcttggAACCACGTTTTTAAAAAGATCATTAAACttgtataaatataaaaaaaacatcagagaggcTGTTAGTACCACACAAAGGTTAACACATGCAAACTTGTTCATTCTCCACCATTTCCTTTCATCTCCTTTATCTGACTGCAGTGCTCTCCGAGGTACGGTACAGTATTTGCTGTTTTTACACAGTAAATTTgtacagtagaaaaaaaaaaacccacaatgcaccaaATGGAttcttatttatatttgttcGTACTCTAGCTGATATAGAAGTCAGGCGTACAATAACAATCCTGCAATCATTTATTGTGTTAGTTCAATATAGGCTTGGTCCAAAGTTCTCCGTGCTCATAATCACACTCCTGacagacagagttcagagtaagagagagagagaaaacaggagaGAGATTGCTTCATCTCAAATCAAACCACTGTGGGTCAATAACCAGCTATAACCAGCAGCTTAACATTCAGCCAACGATCCATTCAGTCTTTTGTCAACAAGACGACGAGAGCAGAGCGGGATGCCAACACAACTGCGGCTTATGTAAAACTACACCAAATACATactgacaacacaaacatgcatgtttACATTCACAGTGTGGCGGGATTATGGCTCATGTAGCGCAGTTTGTGCATGACAGAAGTGCCTTATACTGGTTATAGACAAAATCCACACAAGACGCTTCAATGCCTTCTCAAGCTTAAAACTATTTTGGTCCTTTTCTGCCATATTTATCcataagacttttttttattaatgtattaTTAATGCATTGTGTGGGCACTTAATATGCTAATTCTAATGACTCCATATGCTGGTAACAGCTTGTTACCTAACACAGTGCGCTGTAATCGAATGAAACTCACTATGCCATAATGTTCTTTTCCAAAACATTGCTTAAAATTACAAGTGCTGCAGTGAACAAGATATTATCAATGATTAAttgctgtttcttttctctgatATGTAAAgtcaaatcagttttttttcttttcgatAAGTAGATTGGACTGCAagagctgtttttgtttggtaGCAAACCAAACTCCAGTATCATGAGTCATGTTTTAAAAGTAGAATGTATTCTCATCAGTGTTTTCCAGAAGCCCAGACATCACGCTGCACACATTACACAATTCTACCTGACTACTTTCTCAATGTTTAAAGTCACGGTATCCTCGCTTTTCCTTTTAAAGGATTTCAAGCACAACATTTCTGAATCTTAAGTTATCACAGAAACAAACTTAGCCAACTTAGCATCGCCTCAGCTAGCAGCCCCCAAAGTGGGGATGggacaaaaaataacaatttgatCTGGCAGTATTTAGTCATCCTGACGATGGGATACAAGTATGGAATTGCTGGTTCAAATGATCAGtatttcattgaaaaaaaaaaaacggataaCAGATTTCCCATCATGACTCCTCATGGTGGCGCtgatgacatcagcagcagTTGTTCTAATAGTTATTAACTTACAGAGGAGGATACACATGTTGTAAAATGAAAGTTCCCTTCTAAAAACCTAGTGaaccatgaaaacaaaagaagtcCTCATCGAAAAACAAGCAAGCAACAGCTCTGATTGCAGCCTCTCATTTCTGCTGAAGAGCGTTAGAGAAACACTGAAGCGCTTTCAGGTTTCTTCACGTTTTATTTTTGGCTCTTTTGTTTTGGAAAGGAGGAGACGTCTAAGTTAAATATGGCACATACTGACCAGAGTTAATGCAAGATGATTCTGGGTCTTCTCCAATTATTATTGGAATGCTCAATTTTTATTGGGCTTTAGCCTTCATAATGATTGATCCATTTATCTTGTCAGTTTAAAATCACATCTTCCTTTAGAAGTTAGTCTTTTGCATACTAGTTTTATCCaaacaaaagtttaaagttaaataaagtttaCTTTCATATGAGGCAAAAAAGTATTCATCTGTTGTCACAAATCATTTTAACAGGGTGTTTCTGTGGATCTGTGGTAGAAGACAGCGCTGTAGTGGGCCATGTCCTTCACCATAAAGGGTTAAAATGTATACAAAGGAAGTTTTATAGTAACTGTTAGTATTCTGATATTTGTGCACTTTAACATATTGGTACTTTTTAAGCTGTTTGTCTTGCATATGGTGTCACGTCACATTGAAAATTTGCGTTAAAATtgtaaatttcaaaataaaaacaaactataGAATGAGTTGGTGAAGTACTAACTCACAACTCCTCCCATCCAAACCATACGAGGAGAAAAGACACTTGACCATGAGGCAAATTTAGAGCATGAGCACTCTGACCAGACAATGAACCTTTAGCAGCTGGAGgcctctttagaaaaaaaaaaaaaaaaaaaaaaaaaaaaacactaccaGATGATAAGAGGACGGCATAGTGACGGATGGATGGAGGTTACGCACAGAGAGACGAAAACGTGGTCGAGAAAAAGTAAATTAGGAAAGAGTCCGTATTAAAGAGGCTGTGATGGCGGAGAGAGTAACCGAGAACAGCGGGGAGAAAACGGGGGAGCGAGGGGAGGAGAGGCGCTCTGGCAGTCGGTCTGTCTGGGAGGCCAATTTGCCAAATAAAGCTCCAAAAAACCTGGACGACGGACTAAGCACGATTtcgctgtaaaaaaaaaaaaaatatcgcGAGCTTATTTCAAAGAGTAATAAAAAGACCCCAATACTCGTGGCTAAGAAGgaacaaaatgagaaaacaacCTTAACGACCTGGATGCGCCCCTTgcctccccctccccatgtCCTTGGAGCTCGGTTTCCCGTAACGATGGAGAGCCAAAGTGGCCCCCGTCCGCCGCCCCTCTCCTCGCCTCTCTCTTCTGGAGCGCGTCCTGCTCTCCCCCCGAATAAAAACCACGTTTTATCTGTAAACTGAACCCGATCAGTGCAACAGAACCGGTGATGCATGacggcggtgtgtgtgtgtgtgtgtgtgtgtgtgtgtgtgtgtgtgtgtgtgtgtgtgtgtccgcaCAGCTGGAtagaacagcagcagcacaaacagagcCAGAGCACGGACAAGAAGGTGCCATGGTGGCAGCCAGCAGCGTGTCCCGCATGGCACGGCGAACCGAGGAGCCGCACTTCCCACATCCCAGACCTTCCTCTCGTTATCACACTGCACATTCACACTGAgtgcatttgtattttttttaaaaa from Labrus bergylta chromosome 1, fLabBer1.1, whole genome shotgun sequence includes these protein-coding regions:
- the LOC109998172 gene encoding CREB3 regulatory factor, with the translated sequence MPQPGMNGMEPAFGEAYGGHRGLLSPYPLAMSPQGGRTEYDQSVLLMLGSPASPRKRPFELLSDLVDDGGFGEDLHPERWDVSALDEMARYTKLGLGMGGELLACSEEAVLIGRWGRSGEEQQQQLQQEQEEERRKRDGHTTPTPVDQDVQAVRREEAGRISVSTTTESELCVAGSGGQDERLSKERTVEVYQVEQQEEEEAALASAAGLSLEHCSEEHNYSLSKEEELGAGAGAGHTSPKEEVQAVETQQEVPGKEECQAKTEQDLEEEEEQEEEEEGEEEEDEEDEDEGEETAVEAELSSSSETECEAEAEPVRQSGERPSKRRCFWEYRRARESVTKKKLGGDVHWSLSWSSSTLPSTLYRREGKKGRRKARKTDASDLTPNPQKLHNIGEQLQKLNAAIDGMGPVNDLPAMARARSRKEKNKLASRACRLKKKAQHEANKIKLWGLNQEYENLLGALLRIKEVIRLRVESSEEEDTDERGMTQRLEDILRESSGPLVAGRTKDFVQRILAASAGGQNQQTSKDPPQGGDEVAG